The following coding sequences are from one Gadus macrocephalus chromosome 3, ASM3116895v1 window:
- the LOC132454771 gene encoding deleted in malignant brain tumors 1 protein isoform X5, with protein sequence MGARSLIVLLLIHTAARTCSGETTENSVADGEVRLVNGGSSSCSGRVEIFIWGQWGTVCDDGWGLPDAQVVCRQLGCGNALFASQEAFFGPGQGLIGLDDIHCIGHESNLTQCGHRGLGSHDCSHHEDAGVVCEGETTENSVADGEVRLVNGGSSSCSGRVEIFIQGQWGTVCDDGWGLPDAQVVCRQLGCGRGLSAESRARFGQGQGPILLDDINCSGNESNLTQCGHSGLGSHNCDHHEDAGVVCEGEATENSVADGEVRLVNGGSSSCSGRVEIFIWGQWGTVCDDGWGLPDAQVVCRQLGCGRGLSAERRARFGQGQGPILLDDINCSGNESNLTQCGHSGLGSHDCSHHEDAGVVCEGETTENSVADGEVRLVNGGSSSCSGRVEIFIQGQWGTVCDDGWGLPDAQVVCRQLGCGRGLSAESRARFGQGQGPIFLDDINCSGNESNLTQCGHSGLGSHNCDHHEDAGVVCEGEATENSVADGEVRLVNGGSSSCSGRVEIFIWGQWGTVCDDGWGLPDAQVVCRQLGCGRGLSAERRARFGQGQGPIFLDDINCSGNESNLTQCGHSGLGSHDCSHHEDAGVVCEGETTENSVADGEVRLVNGGSSSCSGRVEIFIQGQWGTVCDDGWGLPDAQVVCRQLGCGRGLSAESRAHFGQGQGPIFLDDINCSGNESNLTQCGHSGLGSHNCDHHEDAGVVCEGETTENSVADGEVRLVNGGSSSCSGRVEIFIQGQWGTVCDDGWGLPDAQVVCRQLGCGRGLSAESRARFGQGQGPIFLDDINCSGNESNLTQCGHSGLGSHNCDHHEDAGVVCEDTTRHIGSNISVAPTPEASAVYDVLQ encoded by the exons ATGGGAGCAAGGAGCCTGATTGTGCTGCTGCTTATCCACACAGCTGCCAGGACATGCTCAG gtgaaacGACAGAAAACTCTGTGGCTGATGGTGAAgtccgtctggtcaatggagggaGCAGCTCCTGCtctggcagggtggagatcttcatctggggccagtggggcacagtttgtgacGATGGCTGGGGCCTTCCAGATGCCCAGGTGGTGTGTAGGCAGCTGGGCTGTGGGAATGCACTGTTTGCATCACAAGAAGCCTTTTTTGGACCTGGCCAAGGGCTTATAGGATTGGATGATATCCACTGCATCGGCCACGAATCAAacctcacacagtgtggccacaggGGGCTGGGGTCCCACGACTGCAGTCACCATGAAGACGCTGGTGTtgtctgtgaag GTGAAACAACAGAAAACTCTGTGGCTGATGGTGAAgtccgtctggtcaatggagggaGCAGCTCCTGCtctggcagggtggagatctttatccagggccagtggggcacagtttgtgatgatggctggggccttccagatgcccaggtggtgtgtagacagctgggctgtgggagggggctgtctgcagaaagcagagcccgttttggacaaggaCAAGGGCCCATCCTCTTGGATGACATCAACTGTAGCGGGAATGAATCAAacctcacacagtgtggccacagtgggctggggtcccacaactgcgATCACCATGAAGATGCTGGTGTtgtctgtgaag GTGAAGCAACAGAAAACTCTGTGGCTGATGGTGAAgtccgtctggtcaatggagggaGCAGCTCCTGCtctggcagggtggagatctttatctggggccagtggggcacagtttgtgatgatggctggggCCTTCCAGATGCCCAGGTGGTGTGTAGgcagctgggctgtgggagggggctgtctgcagaaaggagagcccgttttggacaaggaCAAGGGCCCATCCTCTTGGATGACATCAACTGTAGCGGGAATGAATCAAacctcacacagtgtggccacagtgggcTGGGGTCCCACGACTGCAGTCACCATGAAGATGCTGGTGTtgtctgtgaag GTGAAACGACAGAAAACTCTGTGGCTGATGGTGAAgtccgtctggtcaatggagggaGCAGCTCCTGCtctggcagggtggagatctttatccagggccagtggggcacagtttgtgatgatggctggggccttccagatgcccaggtggtgtgtagacagctgggctgtgggagggggctgtctgcagaaagcagagcccgttttggacaaggaCAAGGGCCCATCTTCTTGGATGACATCAACTGTAGCGGGAATGAATCAAacctcacacagtgtggccacagtgggctggggtcccacaactgcgATCACCATGAAGATGCTGGTGTtgtctgtgaag GTGAAGCAACAGAAAACTCTGTGGCTGATGGTGAAgtccgtctggtcaatggagggaGCAGCTCCTGCtctggcagggtggagatctttatctggggccagtggggcacagtttgtgatgatggctggggCCTTCCAGATGCCCAGGTGGTGTGTAGgcagctgggctgtgggagggggctgtctgcagaaaggagagcccgttttggacaaggaCAAGGGCCCATCTTCTTGGATGACATCAACTGTAGCGGGAATGAATCAAacctcacacagtgtggccacagtgggcTGGGGTCCCACGACTGCAGTCACCATGAAGATGCTGGTGTtgtctgtgaag GTGAAACGACAGAAAACTCTGTGGCTGATGGTGAAgtccgtctggtcaatggagggaGCAGCTCCTGCtctggcagggtggagatctttatccagggccagtggggcacagtttgtgatgatggctggggccttccagatgcccaggtggtgtgtagacagctgggctgtgggagggggctgtctgcagaaaGCAGAGCCCATTTTGGACAAGGACAAGGGCCCATCTTCTTGGATGACATCAACTGTAGCGGGAATGAATCAAacctcacacagtgtggccacagtgggctggggtcccacaactgcgATCACCATGAAGATGCTGGTGTtgtctgtgaag GTGAAACGACAGAAAACTCTGTGGCTGATGGTGAAgtccgtctggtcaatggagggaGCAGCTCCTGCtctggcagggtggagatctttatccagggccagtggggcacagtttgtgatgatggctggggccttccagatgcccaggtggtgtgtagacagctgggctgtgggagggggctgtctgcagaaagcagagcccgttttggacaaggaCAAGGGCCCATCTTCTTGGATGACATCAACTGTAGCGGGAATGAATCAAacctcacacagtgtggccacagtgggctggggtcccacaactgcgATCACCATGAAGATGCTGGTGTtgtctgtgaag ATACAACTCGTCATATTGGCTCAAACATATCCGTTGCTCCAACGCCGGAGGCGAGCGCTGTATATGATGTTCTTCAGTGA
- the LOC132454771 gene encoding deleted in malignant brain tumors 1 protein isoform X1, which produces MGARSLIVLLLIHTAARTCSAQVNNQATMGEVRLVNGGSSSCSGRVEIFIQGQWGTVCDDGWGLPDAQVVCRQLGCGRGLSAESRARFGQGQGPIFLDDINCSGNESNLTQCGHSGLGSHNCNHHEDAGVVCEGETTENSVADGEVRLVNGGSSSCSGRVEIFIWGQWGTVCDDGWGLPDAQVVCRQLGCGRGLSAERRARFGQGQGPILLDDINCSGNESNLTQCGHSGLGSHNCNHHEDAGVACEGETTENSVADGEVRLVNGGSSSCSGRVEIFIWGQWGTVCDDGWGLPDAQVVCRQLGCGNALFASQEAFFGPGQGLIGLDDIHCIGHESNLTQCGHRGLGSHDCSHHEDAGVVCEGETTENSVADGEVRLVNGGSSSCSGRVEIFIQGQWGTVCDDGWGLPDAQVVCRQLGCGRGLSAESRARFGQGQGPILLDDINCSGNESNLTQCGHSGLGSHNCDHHEDAGVVCEGEATENSVADGEVRLVNGGSSSCSGRVEIFIWGQWGTVCDDGWGLPDAQVVCRQLGCGRGLSAERRARFGQGQGPILLDDINCSGNESNLTQCGHSGLGSHDCSHHEDAGVVCEGETTENSVADGEVRLVNGGSSSCSGRVEIFIQGQWGTVCDDGWGLPDAQVVCRQLGCGRGLSAESRARFGQGQGPIFLDDINCSGNESNLTQCGHSGLGSHNCDHHEDAGVVCEGEATENSVADGEVRLVNGGSSSCSGRVEIFIWGQWGTVCDDGWGLPDAQVVCRQLGCGRGLSAERRARFGQGQGPIFLDDINCSGNESNLTQCGHSGLGSHDCSHHEDAGVVCEGETTENSVADGEVRLVNGGSSSCSGRVEIFIQGQWGTVCDDGWGLPDAQVVCRQLGCGRGLSAESRAHFGQGQGPIFLDDINCSGNESNLTQCGHSGLGSHNCDHHEDAGVVCEGETTENSVADGEVRLVNGGSSSCSGRVEIFIQGQWGTVCDDGWGLPDAQVVCRQLGCGRGLSAESRARFGQGQGPIFLDDINCSGNESNLTQCGHSGLGSHNCDHHEDAGVVCEDTTRHIGSNISVAPTPEASAVYDVLQ; this is translated from the exons ATGGGAGCAAGGAGCCTGATTGTGCTGCTGCTTATCCACACAGCTGCCAGGACATGCTCAG CACAAGTCAACAACCAAGCCACTATGGGAGAAgtccgtctggtcaatggagggaGCAGCTCCTGCtctggcagggtggagatctttatccagggccagtggggcacagtttgtgacGATGGCTGGGGCCTTCCAGATGCCCAGGTGgtgtgtagacagctgggctgtgggagggggctgtctgcagaaagcagagcccgttttggacaaggaCAAGGGCCCATCTTCTTGGATGACATCAACTGTAGCGGGAATGAATCAAacctcacacagtgtggccacagtgggcTGGGGTCCCACAACTGCAATCACCATGAAGATGCTGGTGTtgtctgtgaag GTGAaacaaccgaaaactctgtggCTGATGGTGAAgtccgtctggtcaatggagggaGCAGCTCCTGCtctggcagggtggagatctttatctggggccagtggggcacagtttgtgatgatggctggggccttccagatgcccaggtggtgtgtagacagctgggctgtgggagggggctgtctgcagaaaggagagcccgttttggacaaggaCAAGGGCCCATCCTCTTGGATGACATCAACTGTAGCGGGAATGAATCAAacctcacacagtgtggccacagtgggcTGGGGTCCCACAACTGCAATCACCATGAAGATGCTGGTGTTGcctgtgaag gtgaaacGACAGAAAACTCTGTGGCTGATGGTGAAgtccgtctggtcaatggagggaGCAGCTCCTGCtctggcagggtggagatcttcatctggggccagtggggcacagtttgtgacGATGGCTGGGGCCTTCCAGATGCCCAGGTGGTGTGTAGGCAGCTGGGCTGTGGGAATGCACTGTTTGCATCACAAGAAGCCTTTTTTGGACCTGGCCAAGGGCTTATAGGATTGGATGATATCCACTGCATCGGCCACGAATCAAacctcacacagtgtggccacaggGGGCTGGGGTCCCACGACTGCAGTCACCATGAAGACGCTGGTGTtgtctgtgaag GTGAAACAACAGAAAACTCTGTGGCTGATGGTGAAgtccgtctggtcaatggagggaGCAGCTCCTGCtctggcagggtggagatctttatccagggccagtggggcacagtttgtgatgatggctggggccttccagatgcccaggtggtgtgtagacagctgggctgtgggagggggctgtctgcagaaagcagagcccgttttggacaaggaCAAGGGCCCATCCTCTTGGATGACATCAACTGTAGCGGGAATGAATCAAacctcacacagtgtggccacagtgggctggggtcccacaactgcgATCACCATGAAGATGCTGGTGTtgtctgtgaag GTGAAGCAACAGAAAACTCTGTGGCTGATGGTGAAgtccgtctggtcaatggagggaGCAGCTCCTGCtctggcagggtggagatctttatctggggccagtggggcacagtttgtgatgatggctggggCCTTCCAGATGCCCAGGTGGTGTGTAGgcagctgggctgtgggagggggctgtctgcagaaaggagagcccgttttggacaaggaCAAGGGCCCATCCTCTTGGATGACATCAACTGTAGCGGGAATGAATCAAacctcacacagtgtggccacagtgggcTGGGGTCCCACGACTGCAGTCACCATGAAGATGCTGGTGTtgtctgtgaag GTGAAACGACAGAAAACTCTGTGGCTGATGGTGAAgtccgtctggtcaatggagggaGCAGCTCCTGCtctggcagggtggagatctttatccagggccagtggggcacagtttgtgatgatggctggggccttccagatgcccaggtggtgtgtagacagctgggctgtgggagggggctgtctgcagaaagcagagcccgttttggacaaggaCAAGGGCCCATCTTCTTGGATGACATCAACTGTAGCGGGAATGAATCAAacctcacacagtgtggccacagtgggctggggtcccacaactgcgATCACCATGAAGATGCTGGTGTtgtctgtgaag GTGAAGCAACAGAAAACTCTGTGGCTGATGGTGAAgtccgtctggtcaatggagggaGCAGCTCCTGCtctggcagggtggagatctttatctggggccagtggggcacagtttgtgatgatggctggggCCTTCCAGATGCCCAGGTGGTGTGTAGgcagctgggctgtgggagggggctgtctgcagaaaggagagcccgttttggacaaggaCAAGGGCCCATCTTCTTGGATGACATCAACTGTAGCGGGAATGAATCAAacctcacacagtgtggccacagtgggcTGGGGTCCCACGACTGCAGTCACCATGAAGATGCTGGTGTtgtctgtgaag GTGAAACGACAGAAAACTCTGTGGCTGATGGTGAAgtccgtctggtcaatggagggaGCAGCTCCTGCtctggcagggtggagatctttatccagggccagtggggcacagtttgtgatgatggctggggccttccagatgcccaggtggtgtgtagacagctgggctgtgggagggggctgtctgcagaaaGCAGAGCCCATTTTGGACAAGGACAAGGGCCCATCTTCTTGGATGACATCAACTGTAGCGGGAATGAATCAAacctcacacagtgtggccacagtgggctggggtcccacaactgcgATCACCATGAAGATGCTGGTGTtgtctgtgaag GTGAAACGACAGAAAACTCTGTGGCTGATGGTGAAgtccgtctggtcaatggagggaGCAGCTCCTGCtctggcagggtggagatctttatccagggccagtggggcacagtttgtgatgatggctggggccttccagatgcccaggtggtgtgtagacagctgggctgtgggagggggctgtctgcagaaagcagagcccgttttggacaaggaCAAGGGCCCATCTTCTTGGATGACATCAACTGTAGCGGGAATGAATCAAacctcacacagtgtggccacagtgggctggggtcccacaactgcgATCACCATGAAGATGCTGGTGTtgtctgtgaag ATACAACTCGTCATATTGGCTCAAACATATCCGTTGCTCCAACGCCGGAGGCGAGCGCTGTATATGATGTTCTTCAGTGA
- the LOC132454771 gene encoding deleted in malignant brain tumors 1 protein isoform X2 — MGARSLIVLLLIHTAARTCSAQVNNQATMGEVRLVNGGSSSCSGRVEIFIQGQWGTVCDDGWGLPDAQVVCRQLGCGRGLSAESRARFGQGQGPIFLDDINCSGNESNLTQCGHSGLGSHNCNHHEDAGVVCEGETTENSVADGEVRLVNGGSSSCSGRVEIFIWGQWGTVCDDGWGLPDAQVVCRQLGCGRGLSAERRARFGQGQGPILLDDINCSGNESNLTQCGHSGLGSHNCNHHEDAGVACEGETTENSVADGEVRLVNGGSSSCSGRVEIFIWGQWGTVCDDGWGLPDAQVVCRQLGCGNALFASQEAFFGPGQGLIGLDDIHCIGHESNLTQCGHRGLGSHDCSHHEDAGVVCEGETTENSVADGEVRLVNGGSSSCSGRVEIFIQGQWGTVCDDGWGLPDAQVVCRQLGCGRGLSAESRARFGQGQGPILLDDINCSGNESNLTQCGHSGLGSHNCDHHEDAGVVCEGEATENSVADGEVRLVNGGSSSCSGRVEIFIWGQWGTVCDDGWGLPDAQVVCRQLGCGRGLSAERRARFGQGQGPILLDDINCSGNESNLTQCGHSGLGSHDCSHHEDAGVVCEGETTENSVADGEVRLVNGGSSSCSGRVEIFIQGQWGTVCDDGWGLPDAQVVCRQLGCGRGLSAESRARFGQGQGPIFLDDINCSGNESNLTQCGHSGLGSHNCDHHEDAGVVCEGEATENSVADGEVRLVNGGSSSCSGRVEIFIWGQWGTVCDDGWGLPDAQVVCRQLGCGRGLSAERRARFGQGQGPIFLDDINCSGNESNLTQCGHSGLGSHDCSHHEDAGVVCEGETTENSVADGEVRLVNGGSSSCSGRVEIFIQGQWGTVCDDGWGLPDAQVVCRQLGCGRGLSAESRAHFGQGQGPIFLDDINCSGNESNLTQCGHSGLGSHNCDHHEDAGVVCEGETTENSVADGEVRLVNGGSSSCSGRVEIFIQGQWGTVCDDGWGLPDAQVVCRQLGCGRGLSAESRARFGQGQGPIFLDDINCSGNESNLTQCGHSGLGSHNCDHHEDAGVVCEG; from the exons ATGGGAGCAAGGAGCCTGATTGTGCTGCTGCTTATCCACACAGCTGCCAGGACATGCTCAG CACAAGTCAACAACCAAGCCACTATGGGAGAAgtccgtctggtcaatggagggaGCAGCTCCTGCtctggcagggtggagatctttatccagggccagtggggcacagtttgtgacGATGGCTGGGGCCTTCCAGATGCCCAGGTGgtgtgtagacagctgggctgtgggagggggctgtctgcagaaagcagagcccgttttggacaaggaCAAGGGCCCATCTTCTTGGATGACATCAACTGTAGCGGGAATGAATCAAacctcacacagtgtggccacagtgggcTGGGGTCCCACAACTGCAATCACCATGAAGATGCTGGTGTtgtctgtgaag GTGAaacaaccgaaaactctgtggCTGATGGTGAAgtccgtctggtcaatggagggaGCAGCTCCTGCtctggcagggtggagatctttatctggggccagtggggcacagtttgtgatgatggctggggccttccagatgcccaggtggtgtgtagacagctgggctgtgggagggggctgtctgcagaaaggagagcccgttttggacaaggaCAAGGGCCCATCCTCTTGGATGACATCAACTGTAGCGGGAATGAATCAAacctcacacagtgtggccacagtgggcTGGGGTCCCACAACTGCAATCACCATGAAGATGCTGGTGTTGcctgtgaag gtgaaacGACAGAAAACTCTGTGGCTGATGGTGAAgtccgtctggtcaatggagggaGCAGCTCCTGCtctggcagggtggagatcttcatctggggccagtggggcacagtttgtgacGATGGCTGGGGCCTTCCAGATGCCCAGGTGGTGTGTAGGCAGCTGGGCTGTGGGAATGCACTGTTTGCATCACAAGAAGCCTTTTTTGGACCTGGCCAAGGGCTTATAGGATTGGATGATATCCACTGCATCGGCCACGAATCAAacctcacacagtgtggccacaggGGGCTGGGGTCCCACGACTGCAGTCACCATGAAGACGCTGGTGTtgtctgtgaag GTGAAACAACAGAAAACTCTGTGGCTGATGGTGAAgtccgtctggtcaatggagggaGCAGCTCCTGCtctggcagggtggagatctttatccagggccagtggggcacagtttgtgatgatggctggggccttccagatgcccaggtggtgtgtagacagctgggctgtgggagggggctgtctgcagaaagcagagcccgttttggacaaggaCAAGGGCCCATCCTCTTGGATGACATCAACTGTAGCGGGAATGAATCAAacctcacacagtgtggccacagtgggctggggtcccacaactgcgATCACCATGAAGATGCTGGTGTtgtctgtgaag GTGAAGCAACAGAAAACTCTGTGGCTGATGGTGAAgtccgtctggtcaatggagggaGCAGCTCCTGCtctggcagggtggagatctttatctggggccagtggggcacagtttgtgatgatggctggggCCTTCCAGATGCCCAGGTGGTGTGTAGgcagctgggctgtgggagggggctgtctgcagaaaggagagcccgttttggacaaggaCAAGGGCCCATCCTCTTGGATGACATCAACTGTAGCGGGAATGAATCAAacctcacacagtgtggccacagtgggcTGGGGTCCCACGACTGCAGTCACCATGAAGATGCTGGTGTtgtctgtgaag GTGAAACGACAGAAAACTCTGTGGCTGATGGTGAAgtccgtctggtcaatggagggaGCAGCTCCTGCtctggcagggtggagatctttatccagggccagtggggcacagtttgtgatgatggctggggccttccagatgcccaggtggtgtgtagacagctgggctgtgggagggggctgtctgcagaaagcagagcccgttttggacaaggaCAAGGGCCCATCTTCTTGGATGACATCAACTGTAGCGGGAATGAATCAAacctcacacagtgtggccacagtgggctggggtcccacaactgcgATCACCATGAAGATGCTGGTGTtgtctgtgaag GTGAAGCAACAGAAAACTCTGTGGCTGATGGTGAAgtccgtctggtcaatggagggaGCAGCTCCTGCtctggcagggtggagatctttatctggggccagtggggcacagtttgtgatgatggctggggCCTTCCAGATGCCCAGGTGGTGTGTAGgcagctgggctgtgggagggggctgtctgcagaaaggagagcccgttttggacaaggaCAAGGGCCCATCTTCTTGGATGACATCAACTGTAGCGGGAATGAATCAAacctcacacagtgtggccacagtgggcTGGGGTCCCACGACTGCAGTCACCATGAAGATGCTGGTGTtgtctgtgaag GTGAAACGACAGAAAACTCTGTGGCTGATGGTGAAgtccgtctggtcaatggagggaGCAGCTCCTGCtctggcagggtggagatctttatccagggccagtggggcacagtttgtgatgatggctggggccttccagatgcccaggtggtgtgtagacagctgggctgtgggagggggctgtctgcagaaaGCAGAGCCCATTTTGGACAAGGACAAGGGCCCATCTTCTTGGATGACATCAACTGTAGCGGGAATGAATCAAacctcacacagtgtggccacagtgggctggggtcccacaactgcgATCACCATGAAGATGCTGGTGTtgtctgtgaag GTGAAACGACAGAAAACTCTGTGGCTGATGGTGAAgtccgtctggtcaatggagggaGCAGCTCCTGCtctggcagggtggagatctttatccagggccagtggggcacagtttgtgatgatggctggggccttccagatgcccaggtggtgtgtagacagctgggctgtgggagggggctgtctgcagaaagcagagcccgttttggacaaggaCAAGGGCCCATCTTCTTGGATGACATCAACTGTAGCGGGAATGAATCAAacctcacacagtgtggccacagtgggctggggtcccacaactgcgATCACCATGAAGATGCTGGTGTtgtctgtgaag GTTGA